One Acutalibacter muris DNA window includes the following coding sequences:
- a CDS encoding RICIN domain-containing protein: protein MAAKEKREEIIIVNRRTGKALQSTGQDNGQIVEQAEPNGSDAQVWIQVKAPGRAVKLVNKQNGKVLDVTHGSTEAGSWAQTWDDVDGGSQVWKWVKVTAEYKKLMNVQSGKVLDIVEMREDDGAPAQIWDDVEGIGQQWRTVPVSAEPEKEPAPAKEETPAPKKRAPRKPRAVKETAPAKEEAPKAQEPEVKPEPVAETTPAPVKKESPKAEAKPARNKPARKPKAPK, encoded by the coding sequence ATGGCTGCTAAGGAAAAGCGCGAGGAGATTATTATAGTGAACCGCAGGACCGGCAAAGCGCTACAGAGTACCGGCCAGGATAACGGCCAGATAGTGGAACAGGCTGAGCCCAACGGCAGCGACGCTCAGGTATGGATACAGGTAAAGGCCCCGGGCCGCGCGGTAAAGCTTGTGAACAAGCAGAACGGTAAGGTGCTGGACGTTACCCACGGCAGCACAGAGGCCGGTTCCTGGGCCCAGACCTGGGACGATGTGGACGGCGGCAGCCAGGTCTGGAAATGGGTCAAGGTCACCGCCGAATATAAGAAACTGATGAACGTCCAGTCCGGCAAGGTACTGGATATCGTCGAGATGCGCGAGGACGACGGAGCTCCCGCCCAGATATGGGACGACGTGGAGGGCATTGGCCAGCAGTGGAGGACGGTTCCTGTTTCGGCGGAGCCGGAGAAGGAGCCCGCCCCGGCAAAGGAGGAGACGCCCGCCCCCAAGAAGCGCGCTCCCCGCAAGCCCAGGGCCGTGAAGGAAACCGCCCCCGCCAAGGAGGAGGCGCCAAAGGCCCAGGAGCCCGAAGTTAAACCTGAACCTGTTGCGGAGACCACCCCGGCTCCCGTAAAGAAGGAGTCACCCAAAGCAGAGGCTAAGCCCGCCCGCAATAAGCCCGCGCGCAAGCCTAAGGCTCCCAAATAA
- a CDS encoding GNAT family N-acetyltransferase: MELKKVTFENIDQLIALEVREDQREFVAPNVLSLAEAYVAVSGGHAAQPFGIYEGGGPVGFVMFGYGSLDDPDEPESAKDSYCLWRFMIDEKHQGRGLGKRALEVCLEYLRERPLGPAYKVWLSYEPENTAARGLYHKFGFVENGEMCGEEIVAVRDL; the protein is encoded by the coding sequence GTGGAGCTGAAAAAAGTGACCTTTGAGAACATCGATCAGCTCATCGCCCTGGAGGTCCGGGAGGACCAGCGGGAGTTTGTGGCCCCAAACGTGCTCAGCCTTGCGGAGGCCTATGTGGCCGTAAGCGGCGGACACGCGGCCCAGCCCTTCGGGATATACGAGGGCGGCGGGCCGGTGGGGTTCGTGATGTTCGGCTATGGGAGCCTGGACGACCCGGACGAGCCCGAGAGCGCAAAGGACAGCTACTGCCTGTGGCGGTTTATGATAGATGAAAAGCATCAGGGGCGCGGACTTGGAAAGCGGGCCCTGGAGGTTTGCCTTGAGTACCTTCGGGAAAGGCCGCTGGGTCCGGCGTATAAGGTCTGGCTGAGCTATGAGCCGGAGAATACCGCAGCCCGGGGGCTCTATCATAAGTTCGGCTTTGTGGAGAACGGAGAGATGTGCGGCGAAGAGATAGTGGCCGTCAGAGATTTGTAA
- a CDS encoding Fur family transcriptional regulator gives MRVPRGRENFSRKREAILCALRDTETHPTAEWVYRQLKPEYPDLSLGTVYRNLGRFTETGQAVSLGVIAGHERFDGDTSPHAHLVCERCGAVIDVQAELPGARELESISEQSGCKIESASVTFRGLCRDCLKGVQSAGEEKDSGAEKSDL, from the coding sequence GTGCGTGTGCCCAGGGGGCGGGAAAATTTCAGCAGGAAGCGGGAGGCTATCCTCTGCGCCCTGCGGGACACGGAAACGCACCCCACCGCAGAGTGGGTCTACCGGCAGCTGAAGCCGGAGTACCCGGACCTGAGCCTTGGAACTGTTTACCGAAACCTTGGGCGTTTTACCGAGACCGGCCAGGCGGTGAGCCTGGGGGTGATAGCCGGGCACGAGAGGTTCGACGGAGACACATCGCCACACGCCCACCTGGTCTGCGAGCGCTGCGGCGCGGTTATAGACGTGCAGGCTGAACTGCCCGGGGCGAGGGAGCTTGAGAGCATATCGGAGCAGAGCGGGTGTAAAATAGAGTCCGCAAGCGTCACTTTCAGGGGGCTGTGCCGGGACTGTTTGAAGGGCGTGCAGAGCGCCGGAGAGGAGAAGGACAGTGGAGCTGAAAAAAGTGACCTTTGA
- a CDS encoding diacylglycerol kinase family protein — MRPEKRRSLLHSFRDAARGVWLCLCSERNMRIHLTACGYVLFFAFKIGVSGGELACLLLSMGLVTGAETMNTAVEKLCDHVCKEQNPGIGRVKDLAAGAVLLCAIFAALVGGAVLLRPELWAAILDIAGTGWKLGAFGGAVAASFVLVFVVPLKRE, encoded by the coding sequence ATGAGACCCGAGAAAAGGCGGAGCTTACTGCACAGCTTTAGGGACGCGGCAAGAGGGGTATGGCTCTGTCTTTGCTCTGAGAGGAATATGCGCATACACCTGACAGCCTGCGGGTATGTGCTGTTCTTCGCGTTTAAAATTGGCGTCAGCGGCGGGGAGTTGGCCTGTCTGCTGCTCTCGATGGGCCTTGTCACTGGAGCGGAGACCATGAATACCGCCGTGGAGAAGCTGTGCGACCATGTGTGTAAGGAGCAGAACCCCGGGATAGGCAGGGTCAAAGACCTGGCCGCTGGGGCTGTGCTGTTATGCGCGATTTTCGCCGCGCTTGTGGGCGGGGCAGTTTTGCTGCGCCCGGAGCTGTGGGCGGCCATTTTGGACATAGCCGGGACAGGCTGGAAGCTGGGGGCCTTTGGGGGGGCGGTGGCGGCAAGCTTTGTGCTGGTTTTTGTAGTGCCGCTCAAGAGGGAGTGA
- a CDS encoding SH3 domain-containing protein: protein MGKENSGRIKGIMVKRGLALLVAGCVLTGALAACGGDKDKEDDSSAGVSGASAVIPINTPSPTPLPTAKAVRVEVDDSLNVRESGSTEADILGVVENGDELALLTDTAQNGWYQVSYNGGTGYVSEEYVKVIDVTVERYNALKTSVAATPTPEPSEEPGASATPAPTTGTGTDTANSASSDNEDGE from the coding sequence ATGGGAAAGGAAAACAGCGGGAGGATAAAGGGAATTATGGTGAAAAGGGGCCTTGCCCTGCTCGTTGCCGGGTGCGTGCTCACCGGGGCTCTTGCGGCCTGCGGCGGTGATAAGGATAAGGAAGATGACAGCAGCGCCGGGGTTTCGGGCGCGTCCGCTGTTATACCCATTAACACCCCCTCGCCGACGCCGCTGCCCACGGCCAAGGCCGTGCGGGTGGAGGTGGACGACTCCCTGAACGTGCGGGAGTCCGGCTCTACCGAGGCGGATATACTGGGCGTTGTGGAGAACGGCGACGAGCTGGCACTTCTCACGGACACGGCCCAGAACGGCTGGTACCAGGTGTCCTATAACGGCGGCACGGGCTATGTGTCGGAGGAGTACGTAAAGGTGATAGACGTGACCGTGGAGCGGTACAACGCCCTTAAAACAAGCGTGGCCGCCACGCCTACGCCGGAGCCCTCGGAGGAGCCCGGGGCCAGTGCCACGCCCGCCCCCACCACCGGCACGGGCACAGACACCGCGAACAGCGCCAGCTCCGACAACGAGGACGGCGAGTAA
- the era gene encoding GTPase Era: MDNQKSAYIAIVGRPNVGKSTILNKLIGEKIAIVSKKPQTTRTRIMGVLTEGEDQLVFLDTPGLLKPRNSLGDYMLRSVTAAIEGVDSCLLVAQAGAPLSKADEELIGRFKKGHIPAVLAINKTDLLGDKTRLMEQIAEYSGLYDFEAVVPVSAEKGDGMDALLDELKGLTLPGGWLFPEDTLTDQTEPVLAAELVREKALRLLEQEVPHGVAAVTEHMQEKGELLEIHVTLYCEKPNHKGILIGKGGEMLKRIGSAARRDLEEFFGCRVNLQLWVKVKEDWRQRPETLQGMGFSLRDLEI, from the coding sequence ATGGATAATCAAAAATCAGCATACATCGCCATTGTGGGGCGGCCCAATGTGGGGAAATCCACCATACTGAATAAGCTAATCGGGGAGAAGATAGCCATCGTTTCCAAGAAGCCACAGACCACCCGCACGCGGATAATGGGCGTGCTGACAGAGGGGGAGGACCAGCTGGTGTTTTTGGACACGCCGGGGCTTTTGAAGCCCAGGAACTCCTTGGGGGACTATATGCTGCGCTCGGTGACGGCGGCCATAGAGGGAGTGGACTCCTGCCTTTTGGTGGCGCAGGCGGGCGCACCTCTGTCCAAGGCCGACGAGGAGCTTATCGGGCGGTTCAAAAAGGGGCATATTCCGGCGGTGCTGGCCATAAATAAGACAGACCTTTTGGGGGACAAGACCCGGCTTATGGAGCAGATAGCAGAGTATTCGGGGCTCTATGACTTCGAGGCGGTGGTGCCTGTGTCGGCGGAGAAGGGCGACGGCATGGACGCGCTTCTCGATGAGCTGAAGGGACTGACCCTGCCGGGAGGATGGCTCTTCCCGGAGGACACGCTGACCGACCAGACGGAGCCTGTGCTGGCGGCGGAGCTGGTGCGGGAGAAGGCGCTGCGGCTTTTGGAGCAGGAGGTGCCCCATGGGGTGGCGGCGGTGACGGAGCATATGCAGGAAAAGGGGGAGCTTTTGGAGATACACGTGACCCTGTACTGCGAGAAGCCCAACCATAAGGGTATCCTGATTGGCAAGGGCGGGGAGATGTTGAAAAGGATAGGCAGCGCGGCCCGGAGGGACCTGGAGGAGTTTTTTGGGTGCAGGGTAAACTTGCAGCTTTGGGTAAAGGTGAAGGAGGATTGGCGGCAGCGGCCGGAGACGCTGCAAGGGATGGGGTTCTCCCTAAGAGACCTGGAGATATAA
- the rpsB gene encoding 30S ribosomal protein S2: protein MAVVSMKQLLEAGVHFGHQTRRWNPKMAPYIFTERNGIYIIDLQKTVRKLEEAYNFVRDLSAEGKNLLFVGTKKQAQESVKEEAQRAGAYYVNARWLGGMLTNFTTIRTRIQRLAQLRKMEEDGTFELLPKKEVTKLQLEIEKLEKYLGGIKEMRGYPGALFIVDPRKERIAVSEARKLGIPIVAIVDTNCDPDEIDYVIPGNDDAIRAVKLIASAMADAVIEGREGQMGAAARQEEAEEDENAGEAAEPAEE from the coding sequence ATGGCAGTAGTATCTATGAAGCAGCTTTTGGAGGCCGGCGTGCATTTCGGCCACCAGACCCGCCGCTGGAACCCGAAGATGGCTCCCTATATCTTCACCGAGCGCAACGGCATCTACATCATCGACTTGCAGAAGACCGTGCGCAAGCTGGAGGAGGCCTATAACTTTGTGCGGGACCTTTCCGCCGAGGGGAAGAACCTCCTCTTTGTGGGCACCAAGAAGCAGGCCCAGGAGAGCGTGAAGGAGGAGGCCCAGAGGGCCGGTGCATACTATGTGAACGCCAGATGGCTGGGCGGTATGCTGACAAACTTCACCACCATCCGCACCCGCATACAGCGCCTTGCCCAGCTGCGCAAGATGGAGGAGGACGGCACCTTCGAGCTCCTGCCCAAGAAGGAGGTCACCAAGCTCCAGCTGGAGATAGAGAAGCTGGAGAAGTACCTGGGCGGCATCAAGGAGATGCGCGGGTATCCCGGCGCCCTGTTCATTGTTGACCCCCGCAAGGAGCGGATAGCCGTAAGCGAGGCCCGCAAGCTGGGTATCCCGATCGTGGCTATTGTCGACACCAACTGCGACCCGGACGAGATAGACTATGTTATCCCCGGCAACGATGACGCTATCCGCGCCGTTAAGCTGATAGCCAGCGCCATGGCCGACGCGGTCATTGAGGGCCGCGAGGGTCAGATGGGCGCGGCCGCCCGCCAGGAGGAGGCCGAGGAGGACGAGAACGCCGGGGAGGCCGCAGAGCCCGCCGAGGAGTAA
- a CDS encoding potassium channel family protein: protein MRMIVVGGGQAGRSLARLLLERRHEVCLIEKDRARCQKLADELDAAVFPGDGSTVSVLEAAGARRADCVMAVTGVDQVNLIAAQLAAGHFGAKKVIARVNDPRNAETFRSLGITDVVSSTELVVQLIEQEADSAHMHLIASLNQGKGEICSMNLPPDTAWEGRALKDVDFPKGTLVISLIRQGKLTIPNGSTVLHAGDELVAVAEDRSRKALHRVLGEVK, encoded by the coding sequence ATGCGCATGATAGTTGTGGGCGGCGGGCAGGCTGGGCGCAGCCTTGCCCGCCTGCTTTTGGAGCGGCGGCACGAGGTGTGCCTTATTGAAAAGGACCGGGCCAGATGTCAAAAGCTTGCGGACGAACTGGACGCGGCGGTGTTCCCCGGGGACGGCAGCACTGTCTCTGTGCTGGAGGCCGCCGGGGCCAGGAGGGCCGACTGTGTTATGGCCGTCACAGGGGTGGACCAGGTGAACCTGATAGCCGCCCAGCTGGCGGCGGGGCACTTCGGAGCGAAAAAGGTGATAGCCCGGGTGAACGACCCCAGAAACGCCGAGACCTTCCGTTCCCTGGGAATAACGGACGTGGTCAGCAGCACGGAGCTGGTGGTGCAGCTCATAGAGCAGGAGGCCGACAGCGCCCATATGCACCTTATCGCCAGCCTGAACCAGGGCAAGGGGGAGATATGCTCCATGAACCTGCCGCCTGATACGGCCTGGGAGGGAAGGGCGCTGAAGGACGTGGACTTTCCAAAAGGCACCCTGGTGATATCCCTCATACGCCAGGGGAAGCTGACAATACCCAACGGCTCCACGGTGCTACACGCCGGGGACGAGCTAGTGGCCGTGGCCGAGGACAGGAGCCGCAAGGCGCTGCACAGGGTGCTGGGGGAGGTAAAATGA
- a CDS encoding potassium channel family protein, which produces MDVLIVGSGLLGRAVAERLDSLGHGVAVVDESPENLSLLPPGFGGVTFAGFPMDLNVLRRAGIDSCDAVAVTTGDDNLNIAVGQIAKRLFKVKWVAARVADPEREDIFDGDVRTVCPTNMACDKLVTDLLSRQENKRVNFGNATVSLELRPVERRYFGQSTNNVDLPDCGIFAVIRADGEFVLKETAGGIALMEGDVMVISRRID; this is translated from the coding sequence ATGGATGTGCTGATAGTGGGCAGCGGCCTTCTGGGCCGGGCTGTGGCGGAGCGCCTGGACAGCCTGGGCCATGGCGTGGCCGTGGTGGACGAGAGCCCGGAGAACCTCTCCCTGCTGCCACCGGGCTTCGGCGGGGTTACCTTTGCGGGCTTCCCCATGGATCTGAACGTGCTGAGAAGGGCGGGGATAGACAGCTGTGACGCGGTGGCCGTCACCACCGGGGACGACAACCTGAACATCGCCGTGGGCCAGATAGCCAAGCGGCTGTTCAAGGTGAAGTGGGTGGCCGCCAGGGTGGCGGACCCCGAACGGGAGGATATCTTCGACGGCGACGTGCGCACGGTCTGCCCCACAAATATGGCCTGCGACAAGCTGGTGACGGACCTGCTGTCCCGCCAGGAGAACAAGCGGGTGAATTTTGGCAACGCCACGGTCTCTCTGGAGCTGCGCCCGGTGGAAAGAAGGTACTTCGGCCAGTCCACAAACAATGTGGACCTGCCTGACTGCGGCATTTTCGCGGTGATAAGGGCGGACGGCGAGTTTGTCTTGAAGGAGACCGCCGGGGGCATCGCACTTATGGAGGGCGACGTGATGGTGATAAGCAGGAGGATAGACTGA
- a CDS encoding NADH peroxidase, with protein sequence MKFVCSVCGYVHEGDSAPEKCPVCGAPAEKFNAQSGDMAWAAEHVVGVAKGVDEKIVEGLRANFQGECTEVGMYLAMARVAHREGYPEIGLYWEKAAYEEAEHAAKFAEMLGEVVTDSTKKNLEMRVEAENGATDGKTQLAKMAKEQGLDAIHDTVHEMARDEARHGKAFKGLLERYFK encoded by the coding sequence ATGAAGTTTGTTTGCAGCGTATGCGGTTATGTCCATGAGGGCGACAGCGCCCCCGAGAAGTGCCCTGTCTGCGGCGCCCCCGCCGAGAAGTTCAACGCCCAGTCCGGCGATATGGCCTGGGCCGCCGAGCACGTGGTGGGCGTGGCCAAGGGCGTTGACGAGAAGATCGTCGAGGGTCTGCGCGCCAACTTCCAGGGCGAGTGCACAGAGGTGGGTATGTATCTGGCCATGGCCAGGGTCGCCCACCGCGAGGGTTATCCCGAGATAGGCCTCTACTGGGAGAAGGCCGCCTATGAGGAGGCCGAGCACGCCGCCAAGTTTGCCGAGATGCTGGGCGAGGTGGTCACCGACAGCACCAAGAAGAACCTTGAGATGCGCGTAGAGGCCGAGAACGGCGCCACCGACGGCAAGACCCAGCTGGCGAAGATGGCCAAGGAGCAGGGCCTGGATGCCATCCATGACACCGTCCACGAGATGGCCCGTGACGAGGCCCGCCACGGCAAGGCCTTTAAGGGTCTGCTGGAGAGGTACTTCAAGTAA
- a CDS encoding rubredoxin, producing the protein MDKYVCPCGYVYDPEVGDPDNGVAPGTPWEKVPEDWTCPTCGLGKDAFEKE; encoded by the coding sequence ATGGACAAGTATGTATGCCCCTGCGGCTATGTGTATGACCCCGAGGTGGGGGACCCGGACAACGGCGTGGCCCCCGGCACTCCCTGGGAGAAGGTGCCCGAGGACTGGACCTGCCCTACCTGTGGGCTGGGCAAGGACGCCTTTGAGAAGGAGTAA
- the tsf gene encoding translation elongation factor Ts has protein sequence MNFTAKDVAALREKTGCGMMDCKKALTEAEGNMDKAIDLLREKGLAAATKKAGRIAAEGVAFAKVSDCGKVAAVIEVNAETDFVAKNAEFQAFVQTAADTVIAENPADVDALLQSKAAGSEMTVGELLTEKIQTIGENIKVRRFARYEGAVTSYVHAGGRIGVIVKFAVDDSIVATEGFKTYAHNVAMQIAALNPEYLDESSVPAERVQKEKDILTQQIVDEGKPANIAEKIVTGRLQKFFKEICLVDQAYVQDGNMSVKQYTDSVAKELGGDIRIEAFTRFEKGEGLEKREDNFAEEIASMVK, from the coding sequence ATGAATTTCACAGCCAAAGACGTAGCCGCCCTCCGCGAAAAGACCGGCTGCGGCATGATGGACTGCAAGAAGGCCCTCACCGAAGCCGAGGGCAACATGGACAAGGCCATTGACCTTCTTCGCGAGAAGGGCCTTGCCGCCGCCACCAAGAAGGCCGGAAGGATAGCCGCCGAGGGCGTAGCCTTCGCCAAGGTAAGCGACTGCGGCAAGGTGGCCGCCGTTATCGAGGTCAACGCCGAGACCGACTTCGTGGCCAAGAACGCCGAGTTCCAGGCTTTCGTACAGACCGCCGCCGACACCGTCATCGCCGAGAACCCCGCCGACGTGGACGCTCTGCTCCAGAGCAAAGCCGCCGGCAGCGAGATGACCGTGGGCGAGCTGCTCACCGAGAAGATACAGACCATCGGCGAGAACATCAAGGTCCGCCGCTTTGCCCGCTATGAGGGCGCTGTGACCTCCTACGTCCACGCTGGGGGCCGCATCGGCGTTATCGTGAAGTTTGCCGTTGATGACAGCATCGTTGCTACCGAGGGCTTCAAGACCTACGCCCACAATGTGGCCATGCAGATAGCCGCCCTGAACCCCGAGTACCTGGACGAGTCCTCCGTGCCCGCCGAGCGGGTGCAGAAGGAGAAGGACATCCTCACCCAGCAGATAGTGGACGAGGGCAAGCCCGCCAATATCGCCGAGAAGATAGTCACCGGCCGTCTCCAGAAGTTCTTTAAGGAGATTTGCCTTGTGGACCAGGCCTATGTGCAGGACGGCAATATGAGCGTGAAGCAGTACACCGACAGCGTCGCCAAGGAGCTGGGCGGCGACATCAGGATAGAGGCTTTCACCCGCTTCGAGAAGGGCGAGGGTCTTGAGAAGCGCGAGGACAACTTCGCCGAGGAGATCGCCAGCATGGTGAAGTAA
- the ybeY gene encoding rRNA maturation RNase YbeY, which produces MEKIRVIISNRQKQVRVPTGVRMLIRRCCHAVLQLEGFPDPAEISVSFVDNDQIKEMNRQYRDKDSVTDVLSFPMGEEGSYDVNHETGAKILGDIVISIPKAMEQARTYGHTLEREIGYLTAHSMLHLLGYDHEEGGMARVRMREKEERVMRELGLPASGSYAPEE; this is translated from the coding sequence ATGGAGAAGATAAGGGTGATCATTTCAAACCGGCAGAAGCAGGTCAGGGTGCCCACCGGGGTGCGTATGCTTATCCGGCGTTGCTGCCACGCGGTGCTCCAGCTGGAGGGCTTCCCGGACCCGGCGGAGATAAGCGTAAGCTTTGTGGACAACGACCAGATAAAAGAGATGAACCGGCAGTACCGCGACAAGGACTCGGTGACGGACGTGCTGTCCTTCCCCATGGGCGAGGAGGGCAGCTACGACGTGAACCACGAGACCGGCGCGAAGATACTGGGGGACATTGTCATCTCCATTCCCAAGGCCATGGAGCAGGCGAGGACCTATGGCCACACCTTGGAGCGGGAAATAGGGTATCTGACGGCCCACTCCATGCTGCACCTGCTGGGCTATGACCACGAGGAGGGCGGTATGGCCCGGGTGCGTATGCGGGAGAAGGAGGAGCGGGTCATGCGGGAGCTGGGCCTGCCCGCCAGCGGGAGCTACGCCCCAGAGGAATGA
- a CDS encoding GNAT family N-acetyltransferase, whose product MGASLFVYYWEVRLDEYYELYMKCFPEHPTTPEVFSAKLRPELAHIVERRENGKLVGFAFVHSGPIPLLCVESRRGRGTGSGLLEECEGYPGERGYAR is encoded by the coding sequence GTGGGAGCGTCCCTCTTTGTTTATTATTGGGAGGTAAGACTGGACGAATACTATGAACTATACATGAAGTGCTTTCCGGAGCACCCCACCACCCCGGAGGTTTTCAGCGCAAAGCTCAGGCCGGAGCTGGCGCATATAGTTGAACGCCGGGAAAACGGTAAGCTGGTAGGCTTTGCGTTTGTGCACAGCGGCCCTATACCCTTGCTCTGTGTGGAGAGCCGCCGGGGCCGGGGCACAGGCTCCGGGCTACTTGAGGAGTGCGAGGGGTATCCGGGGGAGCGGGGATATGCCCGCTGA
- a CDS encoding cation-translocating P-type ATPase — translation MKHVKTPPAQTPQSTKAAGDSLAANIQRFYPDPSEGLTPRQVEQRVKQGLHNGDSGVHTKSEGQIIWENVFTFFNLLNFALALAVILVGSPRNALFMGVILSNIVIGSFQGIRAKHTIDKLSLISAPKAVALRGGQRHTVKVEDVVLDDVLIFGAGNQICADATVVDGECEVNESLLTGESDPIVKQPGDPLLSGSFVVSGTCSAQVEHVGAESYANKIAGDASYMKKRNSEIMNSIDFIVKIIGFAILPIGGLLFWKQYVVLGDTIQSSVVSTVAAMVGMIPEGLVLLISLAFAVSVIKLSARKTLVQDMYCVETLARVDTLCLDKTGTITEGSMQVDEIVPLEGFTGDQMEEALTALVNTLTDSNPTFMAIKEWLADSPPSSWRAAQTVPFSSARKWSGAYFQGRGCYVMGAGEFVLGGAFGPYKARAESYSKNGQRVLLLARADMSFDDKSLPKGMKAMGLVLISDKIRKEAPRTLRFFADQGVDLKVISGDNAVTVANIARKAGLSNANKYVDATTLRTEEDIKRAVKEYAVFGRVTPQQKLAFVKALKEDGHTVAMTGDGVNDVLALKEADCSIAMASGSDAARTVSNLVLLDSNFASMPVVVQEGRRSINNLQRSSSLFLVKTIFSALIGVLFIFINYSYPFQPIQQTLISSLTIGVPSFILALEPNNDRLKGKFINNVIRMCIPAALTMTANIVALCALAAPLGLTTEETSTMAVIVTAMTGFIMLFKVSAPFNALRGTLFFGLLTAFLLAYSFFGGLFELTALSLPMLIALMPLLIFAIVFMLAMLHLVDHVIANSQSPVYPIKIRDRMKRRKGQ, via the coding sequence ATGAAGCACGTGAAAACGCCACCAGCCCAGACACCCCAGAGCACGAAAGCTGCGGGAGACTCTTTGGCCGCGAATATTCAGCGCTTTTACCCGGACCCCAGCGAGGGGCTCACCCCCCGGCAGGTGGAACAGCGCGTAAAGCAGGGCCTGCATAACGGCGACTCGGGGGTGCATACAAAAAGCGAGGGGCAGATAATCTGGGAGAACGTATTTACCTTTTTCAACCTTCTGAACTTCGCCCTGGCCCTGGCGGTCATACTGGTGGGGTCCCCCCGAAACGCGCTCTTTATGGGGGTGATCCTTTCCAACATAGTGATAGGCTCCTTCCAGGGGATAAGGGCCAAGCACACCATCGACAAGCTCTCTTTAATATCGGCCCCGAAGGCCGTGGCGCTGAGAGGCGGGCAGAGGCACACCGTGAAGGTGGAGGACGTGGTGCTGGACGACGTACTTATCTTTGGCGCCGGCAACCAGATATGCGCGGACGCCACCGTGGTGGACGGCGAATGCGAGGTGAACGAGTCGCTCTTAACCGGCGAGTCGGATCCCATTGTGAAGCAGCCGGGGGACCCGCTGCTTTCCGGCAGCTTTGTGGTAAGCGGCACCTGTTCGGCCCAGGTGGAGCATGTGGGGGCCGAGAGCTATGCCAACAAGATAGCCGGGGACGCCAGCTACATGAAAAAGCGCAACTCCGAGATAATGAACTCCATCGACTTCATCGTAAAAATAATCGGCTTTGCCATTCTGCCCATCGGCGGGCTGCTGTTCTGGAAGCAGTACGTGGTGCTGGGGGACACCATACAGAGCTCGGTGGTGAGCACCGTGGCGGCCATGGTGGGCATGATACCAGAGGGCCTTGTGCTGCTCATAAGCCTGGCCTTCGCGGTCAGCGTCATAAAGCTCTCCGCCCGCAAGACCCTGGTGCAGGATATGTACTGCGTGGAGACCCTGGCAAGGGTGGACACTCTCTGTCTTGACAAGACCGGCACCATCACCGAGGGCTCCATGCAGGTGGACGAGATAGTACCCCTGGAGGGTTTCACCGGGGACCAGATGGAGGAGGCTTTAACTGCCCTTGTGAACACCCTGACGGACAGCAACCCCACCTTTATGGCTATAAAGGAGTGGTTGGCGGACAGCCCGCCCTCCTCCTGGAGGGCGGCCCAGACCGTGCCCTTCTCCTCGGCCAGAAAGTGGAGCGGGGCCTATTTCCAGGGCCGGGGCTGCTACGTCATGGGTGCGGGGGAGTTCGTGCTGGGCGGGGCCTTCGGGCCCTATAAAGCCCGGGCCGAGAGCTATTCAAAGAACGGCCAGCGTGTGCTGCTGCTGGCAAGGGCAGACATGAGCTTTGACGATAAGTCTCTGCCAAAGGGCATGAAGGCCATGGGCCTGGTACTTATAAGCGACAAGATACGCAAGGAGGCCCCCCGGACCCTTAGGTTCTTCGCGGACCAGGGGGTGGACCTGAAGGTCATCTCCGGCGACAACGCCGTGACCGTGGCCAACATCGCCAGAAAGGCCGGACTTTCAAATGCAAATAAATACGTGGACGCCACCACCCTTCGCACCGAGGAGGACATAAAGCGAGCGGTGAAGGAGTACGCCGTGTTCGGGCGGGTGACTCCACAGCAGAAACTAGCCTTTGTAAAAGCCCTTAAAGAGGACGGCCATACCGTGGCCATGACCGGCGACGGTGTGAACGACGTGCTGGCCCTGAAGGAGGCCGACTGCTCAATAGCCATGGCCTCTGGCAGCGACGCGGCCCGCACCGTCTCAAACCTGGTGCTGCTGGACAGCAATTTTGCCTCTATGCCCGTGGTGGTCCAAGAGGGGCGCAGGTCCATAAACAACCTCCAGCGCTCCAGCTCCCTGTTTCTGGTAAAGACCATCTTCTCGGCCCTTATCGGGGTGCTGTTCATCTTCATCAACTATTCCTACCCCTTCCAGCCAATACAGCAGACACTGATAAGCTCCCTGACTATAGGCGTGCCCTCGTTCATACTGGCCCTGGAGCCCAATAACGACAGGCTGAAGGGTAAGTTCATCAACAATGTCATACGTATGTGTATTCCCGCCGCCCTTACAATGACCGCCAATATCGTGGCTCTCTGCGCCCTGGCGGCGCCCCTGGGGCTGACCACAGAGGAGACCTCCACCATGGCGGTGATAGTCACGGCCATGACCGGCTTTATAATGCTCTTTAAGGTCAGCGCCCCCTTTAACGCCCTGCGCGGCACCCTGTTCTTCGGGCTTCTGACGGCGTTCCTCTTGGCCTACAGCTTCTTCGGCGGTCTGTTCGAGCTCACTGCCCTGAGCCTCCCCATGCTCATCGCCCTTATGCCGCTTCTGATATTCGCTATAGTGTTCATGCTCGCCATGCTCCATCTGGTGGACCACGTGATAGCAAACTCACAGAGCCCGGTGTACCCCATAAAGATC